In one Streptomyces sp. T12 genomic region, the following are encoded:
- a CDS encoding roadblock/LC7 domain-containing protein: MSQAAQNLNWLITNFVDNTPGVSHTVVVSADGLLLAMSEGFPRDRADQLAAVASGLTSLTAGASRIFEGGSVNQTVVEMERGFLFIMSISDGSSLAVLAHPEADIGLIGYEMALLVDRAGTVLTPDLRAELQGSLLN; encoded by the coding sequence ATGAGCCAGGCGGCACAGAACCTGAACTGGTTGATCACCAACTTCGTGGACAACACCCCCGGGGTGTCGCACACGGTGGTGGTCTCCGCCGACGGACTCCTTCTGGCGATGTCCGAAGGCTTCCCGCGCGACCGCGCCGACCAGCTCGCGGCCGTCGCCTCCGGTCTGACGTCTCTGACGGCAGGCGCCTCCCGCATCTTCGAGGGTGGCAGCGTTAACCAGACGGTTGTGGAGATGGAGCGGGGATTCCTCTTCATCATGTCCATCTCCGACGGTTCGTCACTTGCCGTTCTCGCACACCCCGAGGCGGACATCGGCCTCATTGGGTACGAGATGGCGCTTCTGGTCGACCGTGCCGGTACCGTCCTCACGCCGGACCTGCGTGCGGAGCTTCAAGGCAGCCTGCTCAACTAA
- a CDS encoding acyl-CoA carboxylase subunit beta, translating into MTVLDEAPGEPIDARGRTAELHEIRAQALAGPSEKATAAQHAKGKLTARERIELLLDPGTFREVEQLRRHRAVGFGLEAKKPYTDGVITGWGTVEGRTVFVYAHDFRIFGGALGEAHATKIHKIMDMAIAAGAPLVSLNDGAGARIQEGVSALAGYGGIFQRNTKASGVIPQISVMLGPCAGGAAYSPALTDFVFMVRETSQMFITGPDVVKAVTGEEITQNGLGGADVHAETSGVCHFAYDDEETCIAEVRYLLSLLPQNNRENPPRVDSSDAADRRSDVLLDLVPADGNRPYDMAKVIEEIVDDGEYLEVHERWARNIICALARLDGQVVGIVANQPQCLAGVLDIEASEKAARFVQMCDAFNIPIVTFLDVPGFLPGVDQEHGGIIRHGAKLLYAYCNATVPRISLILRKAYGGAYIVMDSQSIGADLTYAWPTNEIAVMGAEGAANVIFRRQIAEAEDPEAMRARMVKEYKSELMHPYYAAERGLVDDVIDPAETREVLIRSLAMLQTKHADLPSRKHGNPPQ; encoded by the coding sequence ATGACCGTTTTGGATGAGGCACCGGGTGAGCCGATCGACGCCCGCGGGCGGACGGCCGAGCTGCACGAGATCCGTGCGCAGGCGCTGGCCGGCCCGAGCGAGAAGGCGACCGCGGCGCAGCACGCCAAGGGCAAGCTGACCGCCCGGGAGCGGATCGAGCTGCTCCTGGACCCGGGCACCTTCCGGGAGGTCGAGCAGCTGCGCCGGCACCGCGCGGTCGGTTTCGGCCTGGAGGCCAAGAAGCCGTACACCGACGGTGTCATCACCGGCTGGGGCACGGTGGAGGGCCGTACGGTCTTCGTCTACGCCCATGACTTCCGTATCTTCGGCGGTGCGCTGGGCGAGGCCCACGCCACGAAGATCCACAAGATCATGGACATGGCCATCGCGGCCGGGGCGCCCCTGGTCTCCCTGAACGACGGGGCGGGCGCCCGTATCCAGGAGGGCGTCTCGGCGCTGGCCGGGTACGGCGGCATCTTCCAGCGCAACACCAAGGCGTCGGGTGTCATCCCGCAGATCAGCGTGATGCTCGGCCCGTGCGCGGGCGGCGCGGCGTACAGCCCCGCCCTGACGGACTTCGTCTTCATGGTCCGCGAGACCTCGCAGATGTTCATCACCGGCCCGGACGTGGTCAAGGCGGTGACGGGCGAGGAGATCACCCAGAACGGCCTGGGCGGCGCGGACGTCCACGCCGAGACCTCCGGCGTCTGCCACTTCGCGTACGACGACGAGGAGACGTGCATCGCCGAGGTGCGCTACCTGCTGTCGTTGCTGCCCCAGAACAACCGCGAGAACCCGCCCCGGGTGGACTCCTCGGACGCCGCCGACCGCCGGTCGGACGTCCTGCTGGACCTGGTCCCGGCGGACGGCAACCGGCCGTACGACATGGCCAAGGTCATCGAGGAGATCGTCGACGACGGCGAGTACCTTGAGGTCCACGAGCGCTGGGCGCGGAACATCATCTGCGCGCTGGCCCGCCTCGACGGTCAGGTCGTGGGCATCGTGGCCAACCAGCCCCAGTGCCTCGCCGGTGTCCTGGACATCGAGGCATCGGAAAAAGCTGCGCGCTTTGTCCAGATGTGTGACGCTTTTAACATCCCGATCGTCACTTTCCTGGACGTCCCCGGGTTCCTCCCCGGCGTCGACCAGGAACACGGCGGAATCATCCGGCACGGCGCGAAGCTGCTCTACGCCTACTGCAACGCGACGGTGCCGCGGATCTCGCTGATCCTGCGCAAGGCGTACGGAGGCGCGTACATCGTCATGGACAGCCAGTCCATCGGTGCCGACCTCACGTATGCCTGGCCGACGAACGAGATCGCAGTGATGGGCGCGGAAGGTGCGGCCAACGTCATCTTCCGCCGGCAGATCGCCGAGGCCGAGGACCCCGAGGCCATGCGGGCCCGCATGGTCAAGGAGTACAAGTCCGAGCTCATGCACCCGTACTACGCGGCCGAGCGTGGCCTGGTGGACGACGTGATCGACCCCGCGGAGACCCGCGAGGTGCTCATCCGCTCCCTGGCGATGCTCCAGACCAAGCACGCCGACCTGCCGTCCCGCAAGCACGGCAACCCCCCGCAGTAA
- a CDS encoding DUF742 domain-containing protein, which translates to MATPPDGSSSGNWSYGPGQGHGDGSQNRYNFPSQPSQRQPYAPQGPGPSPYDQPPAPRIQPVQPQRRAPEPAPAGATNNPLVRPYAMTGGRTRPRYQLAIEALVHTTAQPHQMQGQLPEHQRICNLCREIKSVAEVSALLTIPLGVARILVADLAEAGLVAIHQPGGDENAGGQPDVTLLERVLSGLRKL; encoded by the coding sequence GTGGCAACACCCCCAGACGGTTCGTCATCGGGCAACTGGTCGTACGGTCCTGGCCAAGGGCACGGCGACGGTTCCCAGAACCGGTACAACTTCCCCTCCCAGCCGAGCCAGCGTCAGCCGTACGCCCCGCAGGGCCCCGGGCCCTCGCCGTACGACCAGCCGCCGGCGCCGCGTATCCAGCCGGTGCAGCCGCAGCGACGCGCCCCTGAGCCGGCGCCCGCCGGGGCGACGAACAACCCCCTGGTGCGCCCGTACGCCATGACCGGCGGACGGACGCGCCCGCGCTACCAGCTCGCCATCGAGGCGCTGGTGCACACCACCGCGCAGCCGCACCAGATGCAGGGCCAGTTGCCCGAGCATCAGCGGATCTGCAACCTCTGCCGCGAGATCAAGTCGGTGGCGGAAGTCTCCGCCCTCCTGACGATCCCTCTCGGCGTGGCCAGGATCCTCGTCGCCGACTTGGCGGAGGCGGGCCTGGTCGCCATCCATCAGCCCGGCGGCGACGAGAACGCCGGCGGCCAGCCAGACGTGACACTGCTCGAAAGGGTGCTCAGTGGACTTCGCAAGCTCTAG
- a CDS encoding nitrate- and nitrite sensing domain-containing protein — translation MRRSKSSPEPSARGNFTPPPRGAAPAPVPGSEPTAAPAPSGGRLSPRNWRVPTRLNAILLIPVMVGLVMGGFQVKSSIDTWQEAEDAENTARLVAAAGAYGDALLVERDSTAAPLLQGKGQDDKAVVQARDNTDKAADAFDEAAQNMPDRPNLVRRLERFREVEPDLAELRAAAYTDKLTGVQTEEGYVEVEHRLLEFSNELGLGTGNITSYGRTVYAISLTKGALSLQRSIGMHMLIKPGPKASDLARQRVALSSYAYLEGIAIQEYISGGTEQDNQKLDIAKKEIRAEGVAMATAAKQKNPDYVAPPSDPTKMVGALAQLRSTDTSERATLARQGITAENWWAVNTLKYNAYRDIENDLANTAVNEASAISDDAKRDALITGAAVVVALLAAFILAGMVARQMSRAMRQLRNAAFGIAEQRLPMLVDQLSRTDPGRVDTRVQPIPINTRDEIGEVARAFDQVHREAVRLAAEQALLRGNINAIFTNLSRRNQSLIEGQLTLITDLENNEADPDQLENLFRLDHLATRMRRNGENLLVLAGEEPGRRWDQPVPLVDVLRAASSEVEQYERIELSGVPEAEIHGRAVTDLVHLLAELLENATTFSSPQTKVRVTATRLPDGRVMIEIHDKGIGLTAEDFADINHKLANPPTVDAAISQRMGLFVVGRLSDRHGIRVQLRPSGEQAGTTSLVMLPDAITHGGGGEQQPAADEFTVSQIIPEQHFQGENFNQVPMRTAAELGFDDSRYTEVPDDIRELDPVGRSLMREERRAALEAQSHGQESPDAPGYDDFTGQPAYDGQSGFPEQRGGFDPQPSYEEQRQSYEEQRQTPYEEQQRPSYEEQQRPSYEEQQRASYDDTYYAPNGGLQQNDTFSSGGGYPEPSYPEAAREEPAAASASAPETFPAFEQRRHQDDWPQQPQSNGYRNGYQDQYSPETESAQADDSSERDRVGFDRPGPASPAAHAMTDAGLPRRGSAASGTNGARPVRQESPAPTPESNGDSSWRSSNDARWQQASQLRKPKAGGVTSSGLPRRVPKANLVEGAAETTPQGGPQISRAPEDVRGRLSNLRRGVQRGRSAGSETNGQATRNQHSGPDSTYNQER, via the coding sequence GTGAGGCGAAGCAAGAGCAGTCCCGAGCCGTCGGCCCGGGGCAACTTCACCCCGCCGCCGCGCGGAGCGGCGCCCGCCCCTGTGCCCGGATCGGAACCAACGGCGGCGCCCGCCCCAAGCGGCGGCCGTCTCTCGCCGCGCAACTGGCGCGTGCCGACCCGGCTGAACGCGATCCTGCTCATACCCGTGATGGTCGGCCTCGTCATGGGCGGCTTCCAGGTGAAGAGCTCGATCGACACCTGGCAGGAGGCCGAGGACGCGGAGAACACCGCGCGTCTGGTGGCCGCCGCCGGGGCTTACGGCGACGCCCTCCTCGTCGAGCGCGACTCGACCGCCGCTCCCCTGCTCCAGGGCAAGGGACAGGACGACAAGGCGGTCGTCCAGGCCCGCGACAACACCGACAAGGCCGCCGACGCCTTCGACGAGGCCGCCCAGAACATGCCGGACCGCCCCAACCTGGTCCGCCGTCTGGAGCGCTTCCGTGAGGTGGAGCCGGACCTGGCGGAGCTGCGCGCCGCCGCCTACACCGACAAGCTCACCGGCGTACAGACCGAGGAAGGCTACGTCGAGGTCGAGCACCGGCTGCTCGAGTTCTCCAACGAGCTGGGCCTCGGTACCGGCAACATCACCAGCTACGGCCGTACCGTCTACGCCATCTCGCTCACCAAGGGCGCCCTGTCCCTGCAGCGCTCCATCGGCATGCACATGCTGATCAAGCCCGGCCCCAAGGCCTCGGACCTGGCCCGGCAGCGTGTCGCCCTCTCCTCGTACGCGTACCTGGAGGGCATCGCCATCCAGGAGTACATCAGCGGTGGCACCGAGCAGGACAACCAGAAGCTCGACATCGCCAAGAAGGAAATCCGGGCCGAGGGCGTGGCGATGGCCACGGCGGCCAAGCAGAAGAACCCCGACTACGTCGCGCCGCCGTCCGACCCGACCAAGATGGTCGGAGCGCTGGCCCAGCTGCGGTCCACGGACACCAGCGAGCGTGCCACGCTCGCCCGGCAGGGCATCACCGCCGAGAACTGGTGGGCGGTCAACACCCTCAAGTACAACGCCTACCGCGACATCGAGAACGACCTCGCCAACACCGCGGTGAACGAGGCCTCGGCCATCTCCGACGACGCCAAGCGCGACGCCCTCATCACCGGTGCCGCCGTCGTGGTCGCTCTGCTCGCCGCGTTCATCCTGGCCGGCATGGTCGCCCGCCAGATGAGCCGCGCGATGCGCCAGCTGCGCAACGCCGCCTTCGGCATCGCCGAGCAGCGCCTGCCGATGCTGGTCGACCAGCTCTCGCGCACCGACCCGGGCCGCGTGGACACCCGCGTCCAGCCCATCCCGATCAACACCCGCGACGAGATCGGCGAAGTCGCCCGCGCCTTCGACCAGGTCCACCGCGAGGCCGTCCGGCTCGCCGCCGAGCAGGCCCTGCTGCGGGGCAACATCAACGCGATCTTCACCAACCTCTCGCGCCGCAACCAGTCGCTGATCGAGGGCCAGCTGACCCTGATCACCGACCTGGAGAACAACGAGGCCGACCCGGACCAGCTGGAGAACCTCTTCCGCCTGGACCACCTCGCGACCCGTATGCGCCGCAACGGCGAGAACCTCCTCGTCCTCGCCGGCGAGGAGCCCGGCCGCCGCTGGGACCAGCCGGTCCCGCTGGTCGACGTGCTGCGCGCCGCCTCCTCCGAGGTGGAGCAGTACGAGCGCATCGAGCTGTCGGGCGTCCCCGAGGCCGAGATCCACGGCCGCGCCGTGACCGACCTCGTGCACCTGCTCGCCGAGCTCCTGGAGAACGCGACGACGTTCTCCTCCCCGCAGACCAAGGTCCGCGTGACGGCCACCCGTCTCCCCGACGGCCGGGTCATGATCGAGATCCACGACAAGGGCATCGGCCTCACCGCCGAGGACTTCGCGGACATCAACCACAAGCTGGCCAACCCGCCGACCGTGGACGCCGCGATCTCCCAGCGCATGGGCCTGTTCGTGGTCGGCCGGCTGTCCGACCGGCACGGCATCCGCGTGCAGCTGCGCCCCTCCGGCGAGCAGGCCGGCACTACCTCGCTGGTCATGCTGCCGGACGCGATCACCCACGGTGGTGGCGGCGAGCAGCAGCCGGCCGCCGACGAGTTCACCGTCTCGCAGATCATCCCGGAGCAGCACTTCCAGGGTGAGAACTTCAACCAGGTGCCGATGCGTACGGCCGCGGAGCTCGGCTTCGACGACAGCCGCTACACCGAGGTCCCCGACGACATCCGCGAGCTGGACCCCGTCGGCCGCTCCCTGATGCGCGAGGAGCGCCGTGCGGCCCTGGAGGCCCAGAGCCACGGCCAGGAGTCCCCTGACGCACCCGGGTACGACGACTTCACCGGTCAGCCGGCCTACGACGGCCAGAGCGGCTTCCCCGAGCAGCGCGGCGGGTTCGACCCGCAGCCGTCGTACGAGGAGCAGCGCCAGTCGTACGAGGAGCAGCGGCAGACGCCGTACGAGGAGCAGCAGCGGCCGTCGTACGAGGAGCAGCAGCGGCCGTCGTACGAGGAGCAGCAGCGGGCGTCGTACGACGACACGTACTACGCGCCGAACGGGGGCCTGCAGCAGAACGACACCTTCTCGTCGGGCGGCGGCTACCCCGAGCCCTCGTATCCGGAGGCGGCCCGCGAGGAGCCCGCGGCCGCGAGCGCCTCGGCCCCGGAGACCTTCCCGGCCTTCGAGCAGCGGCGCCACCAGGACGACTGGCCGCAGCAGCCGCAGTCGAACGGCTACCGCAACGGGTATCAGGACCAGTACTCTCCGGAAACGGAATCTGCGCAGGCCGATGACTCGAGCGAGCGCGACCGCGTAGGCTTCGACCGTCCGGGACCGGCCTCCCCCGCCGCCCACGCCATGACCGACGCCGGGCTCCCCCGCCGTGGATCCGCCGCGAGCGGCACCAACGGCGCTCGGCCGGTGCGGCAGGAATCGCCGGCCCCCACGCCGGAGAGCAACGGCGACAGCAGCTGGCGCTCGTCCAACGACGCGCGGTGGCAGCAGGCCTCGCAGCTCCGGAAGCCCAAGGCGGGCGGGGTGACCTCCTCCGGCCTGCCGCGGCGGGTACCCAAGGCCAACCTGGTCGAGGGAGCCGCCGAGACCACCCCCCAGGGAGGTCCACAGATCTCCCGCGCTCCCGAAGACGTCCGGGGCAGGCTGAGCAACCTGCGCCGCGGGGTCCAGCGGGGACGCAGCGCGGGAAGCGAAACGAACGGCCAGGCCACTAGGAATCAACACAGTGGTCCTGACAGCACCTACAACCAGGAGCGTTAG
- a CDS encoding roadblock/LC7 domain-containing protein encodes MSQAAQNLNWLITNFVDNTPGVSHTVVVSADGLLLAMSEGFPRDRADQLAAVASGLTSLTAGASRIFEGGNVAQTVVEMERGFLFLMSVSDGSSLAVLAHPECDIGLVGYEMALLVDRAGAVLTPDLRAELQGSLLH; translated from the coding sequence ATGAGCCAGGCGGCACAGAACCTCAACTGGTTGATCACCAACTTCGTGGACAACACCCCGGGTGTGTCCCACACCGTCGTCGTATCCGCCGACGGTCTTCTGCTGGCGATGTCCGAGGGTTTCCCGCGTGACCGTGCCGACCAGCTGGCGGCCGTCGCATCGGGTCTGACCTCACTGACGGCAGGGGCCTCCCGGATCTTCGAGGGCGGCAACGTGGCACAGACCGTCGTCGAGATGGAGCGGGGATTCCTCTTCCTCATGTCCGTCTCGGACGGTTCGTCCCTGGCCGTTCTCGCCCACCCCGAGTGCGACATCGGCCTCGTCGGCTACGAGATGGCGCTGCTGGTCGACCGGGCGGGCGCTGTACTCACGCCGGACCTGCGAGCCGAGCTCCAAGGCAGTCTGCTCCACTGA
- a CDS encoding ATP/GTP-binding protein has protein sequence MDFASSEPGRATTSAKIVVAGGFGVGKTTFVGAVSEINPLRTEAVMTSASAGIDDLTHTGDKTTTTVAMDFGRITLDQDLILYLFGTPGQDRFWFMWDDLVRGAIGAVVLVDTRRLADCFPAVDYFENSGLPFVIALNGFDGHQPYTPDEVREALQIGPDAPIITTDARHRADAKSALITLVEHALMARLR, from the coding sequence GTGGACTTCGCAAGCTCTGAACCGGGCCGGGCGACCACCTCCGCCAAGATCGTGGTGGCGGGTGGCTTCGGCGTGGGCAAGACCACGTTCGTGGGCGCCGTCTCGGAGATCAACCCGCTGCGCACCGAGGCCGTCATGACCTCCGCGAGCGCGGGCATCGACGACCTCACGCACACCGGGGACAAGACCACCACCACGGTGGCCATGGACTTCGGCCGTATCACCCTGGACCAGGACCTGATCCTGTACCTGTTCGGTACGCCCGGCCAGGACCGCTTCTGGTTCATGTGGGACGACCTGGTGCGCGGTGCCATCGGCGCGGTCGTCCTGGTGGACACCCGCCGTCTCGCCGACTGCTTCCCGGCGGTCGACTACTTCGAGAACAGCGGGCTCCCCTTCGTCATCGCCCTCAACGGCTTCGACGGACACCAGCCGTACACGCCCGACGAGGTGCGCGAGGCGCTGCAGATCGGCCCGGACGCGCCGATCATCACCACCGACGCCCGGCACCGGGCCGATGCCAAGAGTGCGCTGATCACGCTGGTCGAGCACGCGCTGATGGCACGGCTGCGGTAG
- a CDS encoding ATP/GTP-binding protein, whose product MDFASSSGGPSRSTTSAKIVVAGGFGVGKTTFVGAVSEINPLRTEAVMTSASAGIDDLTHTGDKTTTTVAMDFGRITLDQDLILYLFGTPGQDRFWFMWDDLVRGAIGAIVLVDTRRLADCFPAVDYFENSGLPFVIALNGFDGNQPYNPDEVREALQIGPDTPIITTDARHRADAKSALITLVEHALMARLR is encoded by the coding sequence GTGGACTTCGCAAGCTCTAGCGGCGGTCCTTCCCGCTCCACCACGTCCGCGAAGATCGTGGTGGCGGGCGGCTTCGGCGTGGGCAAGACCACGTTCGTCGGCGCCGTCTCGGAGATCAACCCGCTGCGCACAGAGGCCGTGATGACTTCCGCTTCGGCGGGCATCGACGACCTCACCCACACCGGAGACAAGACGACCACGACGGTCGCCATGGACTTCGGCCGTATCACCCTGGACCAGGACCTGATCCTGTACCTGTTCGGCACCCCCGGCCAGGACCGCTTCTGGTTCATGTGGGACGACCTGGTGCGCGGCGCCATCGGCGCCATCGTCCTGGTGGACACCCGCCGTCTCGCCGACTGCTTCCCCGCGGTCGACTACTTCGAGAACAGCGGTCTGCCGTTCGTGATCGCGCTGAACGGCTTCGACGGCAACCAGCCGTACAACCCGGACGAGGTCCGTGAGGCTCTCCAGATCGGTCCGGACACCCCGATCATCACGACGGACGCCCGCCACCGCGCGGACGCCAAGTCGGCGCTGATCACGCTGGTCGAGCACGCGCTGATGGCGCGGCTGCGGTAG
- a CDS encoding DUF742 domain-containing protein, whose translation MTPPTASHDPYAEPYEDEGDQPLVRPYAMTGGRTRPRYQLAIEALISTTAEPAALMGLLPEHQRICHLCREVKSVAEVSALLSMPLGVARILVADLAEAGLVAIHQPGGDENNGGAPDVTLLERVLSGLRKL comes from the coding sequence ATGACCCCGCCCACCGCCTCTCATGATCCGTACGCGGAGCCGTACGAGGATGAGGGCGACCAGCCGCTGGTACGTCCGTACGCGATGACCGGCGGCCGGACCCGGCCGCGCTACCAGCTGGCCATCGAGGCCCTGATCAGCACCACGGCCGAGCCGGCAGCGCTCATGGGGCTCCTCCCGGAGCACCAGCGCATCTGCCACCTGTGCCGTGAGGTGAAGTCGGTCGCCGAGGTCTCCGCGCTGCTGTCCATGCCGCTGGGCGTGGCCAGGATCCTGGTCGCGGACCTCGCTGAGGCCGGCCTGGTCGCCATCCACCAGCCGGGCGGCGACGAGAACAACGGCGGCGCACCTGACGTGACGCTGCTCGAAAGGGTGCTCAGTGGACTTCGCAAGCTCTGA
- a CDS encoding acyl-CoA carboxylase subunit epsilon produces the protein MNTPDIRVEKGHAEPEEVAAITAILLARAAAQPSDTAPSHRGRAKAGWRRLEREPGFRAPHSWR, from the coding sequence ATGAACACCCCTGACATCCGCGTCGAGAAGGGCCACGCCGAGCCCGAGGAAGTCGCGGCCATCACCGCGATCCTCCTGGCCCGCGCCGCCGCCCAGCCGTCCGACACCGCCCCCTCCCACCGCGGCCGCGCGAAGGCGGGCTGGCGGCGCCTGGAGCGCGAGCCCGGGTTCCGGGCCCCGCACAGCTGGCGCTGA